TCGACGCCTGATTTCTCCTCCCCCACCTCTCCGGCCGGCCGAACCCGTTTTCGGCCGGCCGTTTCTTTGTGCGCGATCACACCGCGCGGCGCCGGGTTTCCGGCATTAGCAGCAAGATCAGCAGGAAGCCTGTCGCAGCGACGCCGGAGAGCCCGATGAAAGCGGTTGCATTGCCGAACTTGTCGCTGATGAAGCCGCCGAGCGCCGTGCTCAGCGAGGCGCCGATGCCGGTTGCGGTGCCGACGATGCCCTGCGCGAGGTTGAAATGGCCGCTGCCGAAGGCGACGTCGGCGACGATCAGCGGAATCATCACCGCGAACACCGCCGCGGTGACACCGTCGAACACCTGCACCAGCACGACCAGATAGGGATCGCGCACGGTCGCGAACAACAGGCCGCGGATCGTCAGCGCGGCGAATCCGATCAGCAGCAGAGGCCGGCGGCCCCAGGCCTGCGCCTTGCGTCCGACCGAGGGCGACAGCAGCGCGACGATCGCCTGCGGCACGATGATGCAGGCGGCGACGAGGATCGTCGCCCACTGGCTCGACCGCGCCGTCACCGCGCTCGCCATCAGCGGCAGCATCGCGGCGTTCGCAAGCTGCAACAGGGTGACGCAGAACGCGAATACCAGGAGCGGCCGCTGCCGCACCAGATGCCACACATTGGTGTCGCCGCGATCGGCCGCCTCGCGCGGCATCTCGCCGTGACAGCGCGCGATGTCGACTTCCTCCTCGCGGATGCGCGACAGTGCGATCAGGGTCGGAACCGCGAGCAGGAAGGTGACCAGGAATACCGAGCGGCTCGACAAGAGATAGCCGGCCGTGCCCATCACCGCAGCGGCGACCCCGTTGCCGAGCGACGCGAAGCGGGCGTTACGGCCGAGCCGCTCGCTGATGGCGAGCGGACCCACGAGGCCGAGGCTGATCGCCGCGATCGCGGGCCCCAGCACGCAGCTTGCCGCGGCATGCAGCGTCGCTGCGGTGATCACCACCGGAAAGATCGGCATCGCCGCATAGGCCAGCGCGCAGCAGCCGATGGTCGCGATCGCGAGCGCTGCGACCAGGCGCTCGGATTTCGCCGCGTCGATGATCGCCCCGCCCGGCATCTGCCCGATCAGCCCGACGATGCCGCCGATCGACAGCACGAGACCGATCTCGACCTGGGTCCATTTCTGCGTCGTCAGATAGACCGCGATGAAGGGACCGAACCCGGTCTGCACGTCGGCAAGGAAGAAGATGAACCAGTCGAGGCCGCGCAGGCTCTGGCGCGAGGGCGCTGGAAGACCGGCCGGTGCCGGGGCAGCGCCGATCTGTCCGGCGCGGCCAGCGCGATCATCGATGACGTGGTTCGGCTTCCTCGACAAGAGCACCAGTGGTCAGCCCTCCCCGCACCTCACGGAATGACTTGCAGCGGCTGCAGGCTGCCCGACGCGCCGAGCACGACGATCGGCGTGTCCTCCTTGTATTCCGGCGCAGCCGCGACCTGCGCCTTGGTCAGCTCCAGCGTGATACTGCCCTTCTTGTTGGCGATCTTGCCGAAACGCAGCGCGTTCCAGTCCACCACGATCTTGCGGCTGCCGACACCGAGGAAACCGCCGAAATCGATCACGGCTGCGCGGACGTGACCGTCACGGTCGACGATGACGTCGACGATGCGGCCCATGTCCTCGTCCGCCGCGCTGCGCACGTCGCGGCCCAGCACACCATGGGCGTCGCTCGCGCCGATGATGGTCACCGACGGCGGCGGCGCCGCGTCCTTCGGCGTGACCGGCACCGCCGAGGTCGGCGGCGCCGTTGGCGGCGTCGTCGGCTCGGTCTGGACCGCAGCCGGCTGCTGCTCCGCGGCACGCAACGGGGCAAGCGTCGAACTCGCGACGATCGCCGCACCCAGGATCAATGGCCCGACGACACGCATGCTCCCTCCTTGCGGCGCGCCCCTCAGCGCGCCAGCACGATCGACACCTGGATCTGGCCGCGCGTGCGCAACACCTCCAGCGCCACGTCGTCGGCATGGCGGCTGACTCGCAGATCGACGGTGGAATCGCCCAATCGCAGTTCGCGCAGTATCACCTCGTTCAGGAACGCCGGCAGGTGCGGATTGCGCAGCCGGATCTCGCCGCGCGCGACGTCGAATTCGATGCCGAGCGCCGCCTCCAGCAGCGTGAACGGCGTCGCGCTCGCCCAGGCCTGCGGCGCGCAGGCGACCGGATAGAGCGTCGGGCCCCGCCGCTTCTCGCGCCGAAATCCGCAGAACAGTTCCGGCAGCCGCCGCAGGTCCATATAGGTCGCGGCGTCGAACAGCCCCTTGAAGACGTGCGCCACCGAATGCTTGAGCCCATACTGCGCGAGCCCGAGTGCGATCAGCGCGTTGTCATGCGGCCAGACCGAGCCGTCATGGTAGGACATCGGGTTGTAGCGTACTTCGCCTCGCGCGACGGTGCGGATGCCCCAGCCGGAGAAGAAATGCGGCTGCATCAGATCGGCCGCGACCCGCCGGGCGCGGTCCTCACGGATCATGCCGCTGAACAGGAGCTGCCCGGCATTGGAGGTCCGCACCTTGCACGGACGCTTCTTGCCATCGAGTGCGAGCGCATAGGTACCGAGCTCCTCGCACCAGAACGCGTTCTCGAAGCGCTCGGCCAGCGCTTTGGCTTCCGCCTCGAGCTTCCTGACGCGCTCCGGCTTGCCAAGTCGCAGCGCGCAGCGCGCAGCAAGCTGCTTGGCCGCGAACACGTAGCCCTGCACCTCGGCCAGCGCGATATAGCCTTCCGCGAGCTGACCGTCGGCGTGGAAGATCGCGTCGTAGGAGTCCTTCCAGCCCTGGTTGGCGAGCCCCTGCTCGGAAGCGCGCTGGTATTCGATAAATCCGTCCTGATCGGGATCGCCGGGACCGTCGATCCAGGCCAGCGCCGCCTCGATCGCGGGCCACAGCTCGATCAAAGTCGCCTCATCGCCGGTGCGCTCGAAATACCGCCCCGCAAGCAGGACGAACAGCGCGGTCGAATCCACGCTGCCGTAATATTGCGCGAACGGCACTTCACGCAGCGCGGCCATCTCGCCGCCGCGCATCTCGTGCAGGATCTTTCCGGGCGCGGCGTCGGCCAGCGGATCGATCGACTTCGCCTGGAAATGCGCGAGCCGTCGCAACACCCCCTTGGCAACGCGCGGATCGACCCACAGCATCTGAAGAGCCGTGATCAGGCCGTCACGGCCGAAGGTTGTCGAGTACCAGGGAATGCCGGCATAGGGATAGCGCCCCTGCGGCGTCTCCGTCATCAGCATGTTGAGGTCGGCCATGGCCTGGCACAGCACCTCGTTGAAGATGTTATTGGAGGTTTCGATGCTGGCCGCGCCGATCGTCGACCGACGCATCTCGCGGCGATGGGCGAGAAGACCGGCGAAGAAGCGCGCCGGCTTCTGCGCCAACGGCCGGTTGCAGGAGACGGCCACGAACAGCGACGTCGTCTCATGCGGATCGAGCTCGAGCTGCCAGGTCGCGGCATTCACCGAGAGCCGGGTCGGGCGCGGATCGAAATGCAGGCCGGTGGTGCGCTCGGCCTCATCGAGGCCGCGATATTCGAACAGGACGTCGGTGGGTCCGAGCAGCCGGCTCGAGCCGGTCCCACGGCGCGGGCGCCGCTCGCCGCGGACCTCGAACAGGTCGGCGAAATCATTGTCGAACAGCAGCGTCAGCTCGAAGTTGGCGCGCTGCTCGCCATGGTTCTGTACGCCGATGCGCTGATAGGCCGTGCCGCGCCACAGGAAGATCGTGCGCACGATGTGCAGCAGGTCCTTTTGCAGCACGATGCGCCCCTGGCGATAGATGTCGGGATTGGTGAGATCGACCGTCAGTCCCGAATTGTCGTCGCGCAGGTTCGAACCGAGCAGCAGCGGCTGAAGGTCGTCGAGCACGAGCTCGAGTCGCGCGAGATAGCGCGTGTCGAAATGAAACAGCCCGTCGGGGCCGCCGGCGGAGGCTCCGATATCGCCGTGGCTGTCGAGCACGATGAAGGTGTCGTCATGCTTGAGCGAGCGCCGCGGCCGTGCCGCGGGCCCGGTCATCGGGATGTAGAAAGCCTGCTCCGCGACGGACTCCAC
The DNA window shown above is from Bradyrhizobium sp. CB1650 and carries:
- a CDS encoding PRC-barrel domain-containing protein, whose translation is MRVVGPLILGAAIVASSTLAPLRAAEQQPAAVQTEPTTPPTAPPTSAVPVTPKDAAPPPSVTIIGASDAHGVLGRDVRSAADEDMGRIVDVIVDRDGHVRAAVIDFGGFLGVGSRKIVVDWNALRFGKIANKKGSITLELTKAQVAAAPEYKEDTPIVVLGASGSLQPLQVIP
- a CDS encoding MFS transporter, which produces MLLSRKPNHVIDDRAGRAGQIGAAPAPAGLPAPSRQSLRGLDWFIFFLADVQTGFGPFIAVYLTTQKWTQVEIGLVLSIGGIVGLIGQMPGGAIIDAAKSERLVAALAIATIGCCALAYAAMPIFPVVITAATLHAAASCVLGPAIAAISLGLVGPLAISERLGRNARFASLGNGVAAAVMGTAGYLLSSRSVFLVTFLLAVPTLIALSRIREEEVDIARCHGEMPREAADRGDTNVWHLVRQRPLLVFAFCVTLLQLANAAMLPLMASAVTARSSQWATILVAACIIVPQAIVALLSPSVGRKAQAWGRRPLLLIGFAALTIRGLLFATVRDPYLVVLVQVFDGVTAAVFAVMIPLIVADVAFGSGHFNLAQGIVGTATGIGASLSTALGGFISDKFGNATAFIGLSGVAATGFLLILLLMPETRRRAV
- a CDS encoding amylo-alpha-1,6-glucosidase, which codes for MAAEAVTQIVSVTRTVESVAEQAFYIPMTGPAARPRRSLKHDDTFIVLDSHGDIGASAGGPDGLFHFDTRYLARLELVLDDLQPLLLGSNLRDDNSGLTVDLTNPDIYRQGRIVLQKDLLHIVRTIFLWRGTAYQRIGVQNHGEQRANFELTLLFDNDFADLFEVRGERRPRRGTGSSRLLGPTDVLFEYRGLDEAERTTGLHFDPRPTRLSVNAATWQLELDPHETTSLFVAVSCNRPLAQKPARFFAGLLAHRREMRRSTIGAASIETSNNIFNEVLCQAMADLNMLMTETPQGRYPYAGIPWYSTTFGRDGLITALQMLWVDPRVAKGVLRRLAHFQAKSIDPLADAAPGKILHEMRGGEMAALREVPFAQYYGSVDSTALFVLLAGRYFERTGDEATLIELWPAIEAALAWIDGPGDPDQDGFIEYQRASEQGLANQGWKDSYDAIFHADGQLAEGYIALAEVQGYVFAAKQLAARCALRLGKPERVRKLEAEAKALAERFENAFWCEELGTYALALDGKKRPCKVRTSNAGQLLFSGMIREDRARRVAADLMQPHFFSGWGIRTVARGEVRYNPMSYHDGSVWPHDNALIALGLAQYGLKHSVAHVFKGLFDAATYMDLRRLPELFCGFRREKRRGPTLYPVACAPQAWASATPFTLLEAALGIEFDVARGEIRLRNPHLPAFLNEVILRELRLGDSTVDLRVSRHADDVALEVLRTRGQIQVSIVLAR